A region of Elusimicrobiota bacterium DNA encodes the following proteins:
- a CDS encoding IS3 family transposase has translation MDLMCRALDVSRSGYYWRRGAAVSSREQENQVLLNQIKEIFENSRRTYGSPRVTEEMQERGFRCGRHRVARLMRRAGIQAKVKNRFRAKRHKGRGLWACQTSFSGSFPRPRPTGFGLRTLRISGRGRLDLFGGDPGRLFPQDRGMVPGRRPTTELARAAFERALGQRKGEPGLVHHSDQGAQYANHEYQALLKAKGIDGSMGDKGTCYDNAMMESFFHTLKTEHTYWQSYGSREEAEHSLFDYIELFYIAERRHSGVGYKSPSAFEKQNS, from the coding sequence GTGGATCTGATGTGCCGGGCGCTGGATGTGTCCCGAAGCGGGTATTATTGGCGACGGGGAGCAGCAGTGAGCTCCCGGGAGCAAGAGAATCAGGTTCTTTTGAACCAAATCAAAGAGATCTTTGAAAATAGCCGCCGGACTTACGGGAGCCCGCGCGTGACCGAAGAAATGCAGGAACGTGGGTTCCGCTGCGGGCGCCATCGCGTCGCGCGACTCATGAGGCGCGCGGGAATCCAAGCGAAGGTAAAGAATCGGTTCCGGGCCAAGAGACACAAGGGAAGAGGTTTGTGGGCGTGCCAAACCTCGTTCAGCGGGTCTTTTCCGCGCCCCAGGCCAACCGGCTTTGGCTTGCGGACATTACGTATATCTGGACGTGGAAGGCTGGACCTATTTGGCGGCGATCCTGGACGTCTATTCCCGCAAGATCGTGGGATGGTCCCGGGGCGCCGACCGACGACAGAATTGGCCCGGGCAGCATTTGAAAGAGCTCTGGGCCAGCGAAAAGGGGAACCCGGATTGGTCCACCATTCGGATCAGGGGGCGCAATACGCGAACCATGAATACCAGGCGCTGCTGAAAGCCAAAGGGATCGATGGCAGCATGGGCGACAAAGGAACGTGCTACGACAACGCCATGATGGAGTCGTTCTTTCACACGCTGAAAACTGAGCACACGTATTGGCAGAGTTATGGGTCACGCGAAGAGGCGGAACACAGTCTGTTCGATTACATCGAGTTGTTTTACATTGCCGAAAGGCGGCATTCTGGAGTGGGCTACAAAAGCCCATCGGCTTTTGAGAAACAGAACTCATGA
- a CDS encoding DUF1343 domain-containing protein encodes MDALVCDLPDVGVRFYTYITTLGYALEAAAKANLEFIVLDRPNPLGGAVVEGLVLSTEVRHFTAYYSIPTRHGLTMAEIARWHNERNGLNARILTVPMKGWKRWMLWDDTGLEFFPPSPNIRTPGAALLYAGLGAFESTNLSVGRGTPRPFEVFGAPWMKSEPLARALAKKKLPGFRLKSTTFTPRSDRYKGKKCFGVRVELTDPQRVRPVDLFVHAACLLRDLSPKEFQPRWAEMPRVVGSADFETWFKAGDSPEAILERIHRSATIFFDDRKSILVYP; translated from the coding sequence TTGGACGCGCTGGTCTGCGATTTGCCCGACGTGGGCGTTCGTTTCTACACCTACATCACCACGCTCGGTTACGCGCTGGAGGCGGCGGCCAAGGCCAACCTGGAATTCATTGTCCTGGATCGGCCCAATCCCTTGGGTGGGGCCGTGGTGGAAGGCTTGGTCCTTTCAACGGAAGTGAGGCACTTTACGGCCTACTATTCCATCCCCACCCGCCACGGGCTGACGATGGCCGAAATCGCGCGATGGCATAACGAGCGGAACGGGTTGAACGCTAGGATTCTGACGGTCCCGATGAAGGGGTGGAAACGCTGGATGCTCTGGGACGACACGGGGTTGGAATTTTTCCCTCCGTCGCCCAATATTCGGACCCCCGGCGCCGCTCTCCTTTACGCGGGTCTGGGGGCCTTTGAGTCCACGAACCTTTCCGTCGGGCGCGGAACCCCCCGGCCCTTCGAGGTCTTCGGCGCCCCCTGGATGAAAAGCGAGCCCCTGGCCCGGGCTCTGGCCAAGAAAAAGCTCCCCGGGTTTCGACTCAAATCGACGACGTTCACGCCCCGCTCGGATCGGTATAAGGGAAAAAAGTGTTTCGGCGTCCGGGTGGAACTTACGGACCCCCAGCGCGTCCGGCCGGTGGACCTCTTCGTCCATGCCGCGTGCCTCTTGCGGGACCTTTCGCCCAAGGAGTTTCAGCCCCGTTGGGCCGAGATGCCCCGGGTGGTCGGATCCGCCGATTTCGAAACGTGGTTCAAAGCGGGGGATTCCCCCGAGGCGATACTGGAGCGGATTCACCGAAGCGCGACTATTTTTTTCGACGATCGAAAATCCATCCTGGTGTACCCCTGA
- a CDS encoding PorV/PorQ family protein: MKHIKTIGLMSFACLLPFAQAKAKSAGTTAVPFLSMGVGARALAMGEAATGATSDATALYWNPGALTRLEGHSATFMHSTALEESALDYAAYGRGNGKSAWGVGLQYFSPGDVDQTDLTGAPMGTLTPNDVSLTGGYARTVSGYGIGLSVKYVQSKLVDTARTLAADGGVMSPAFWKNRLRVGGSVANLGGHIKYDQESAPLPLILRGGLEARPWKDWTGALDVVAPKDENLHLALGAEYRLTMGSDLSLALRGGYNSRESTGGSAEGLSAGLGFGWRKLVVDYAFVSHGDLDPGQVISVKFGF, encoded by the coding sequence ATGAAACACATCAAAACCATTGGCTTGATGTCTTTTGCGTGTTTATTGCCGTTTGCGCAAGCTAAGGCCAAATCTGCCGGGACGACGGCGGTCCCATTTCTGAGCATGGGCGTTGGGGCTCGGGCCCTGGCCATGGGAGAGGCGGCCACGGGTGCCACGAGCGACGCCACCGCGCTTTATTGGAACCCTGGTGCGCTGACGCGGCTGGAAGGCCATTCGGCCACGTTCATGCACTCGACGGCCTTGGAAGAAAGCGCGCTCGACTATGCGGCCTACGGGCGCGGGAACGGTAAATCGGCTTGGGGCGTGGGCCTGCAGTATTTTTCACCGGGCGATGTGGACCAAACGGACCTGACGGGCGCCCCGATGGGAACCCTGACCCCCAACGATGTGTCCCTCACCGGCGGGTATGCGCGAACGGTGAGCGGCTACGGTATTGGGCTGTCGGTAAAATATGTGCAATCGAAATTAGTGGACACGGCGCGGACGTTGGCGGCGGACGGCGGAGTGATGTCGCCGGCGTTTTGGAAAAACCGACTGCGGGTGGGCGGGAGCGTGGCGAACCTGGGCGGCCATATCAAATACGACCAGGAATCGGCGCCCCTGCCGTTGATCTTAAGAGGCGGATTGGAGGCGCGCCCCTGGAAAGATTGGACGGGAGCGCTGGACGTGGTGGCGCCCAAGGACGAGAACCTTCATTTGGCATTGGGTGCGGAGTATCGACTAACGATGGGGAGCGATTTGAGCCTGGCGCTCCGCGGAGGATACAACAGCCGAGAATCCACAGGAGGAAGCGCGGAGGGACTCTCCGCCGGGCTTGGGTTTGGGTGGCGTAAACTGGTGGTGGACTACGCCTTCGTCAGCCACGGGGATCTGGATCCTGGTCAGGTGATTTCCGTGAAGTTTGGGTTTTAA
- a CDS encoding MltA domain-containing protein, translating into MIARTGLFFCVLGFAACRGPIRRSTGTGMSPNPATPSVTAANAMVRVDSSPPPSFSDDSLLGPLVEAVRGSLAFYRTLPPERLFYFGPDAIAVSELAESLEYFLKLVESGKPGWAEAIRRDFQLYASVGSDRDGTVVYSAYYEHEVSVSLSRTGRFRFPLYGRPGDLEEILGPHGERQGIRRAGSGGRPYFTRKEIDSGGALSGRGLEIAWADDPVSVFFLQVQGSGWLRLANGERLRVRYAGHNGHPYRSVGGYMIESGILPREKFSRKAMVDYLSHHPEERQEILNRNPRYVFFKIDRGPSREQVFGSLNLALTPGRSVAMDPSIFPPGALAWMETDEDPKVGRFVLNQDEGGAIKGPARVDFFVGGGPEAESYAVRFWEKGRLYFLVRKRGETSRGGRRGK; encoded by the coding sequence TTGATCGCGCGGACCGGGCTGTTTTTTTGCGTCTTGGGGTTCGCGGCGTGCCGGGGTCCGATCCGGCGTTCCACAGGAACCGGAATGTCGCCGAACCCGGCGACGCCAAGCGTCACGGCCGCCAACGCCATGGTCCGGGTCGATTCCTCTCCTCCGCCGTCCTTTTCCGACGATTCCCTTTTAGGTCCTCTGGTCGAGGCGGTCCGCGGGAGCCTCGCCTTTTACCGAACCCTGCCTCCGGAGCGGCTTTTTTATTTCGGTCCGGACGCGATCGCGGTTTCAGAGTTGGCGGAATCCCTGGAGTACTTTTTAAAGTTGGTGGAGTCGGGGAAACCCGGTTGGGCGGAGGCGATCCGCCGCGATTTTCAACTCTACGCCTCCGTCGGCTCGGATCGGGATGGCACCGTGGTTTACAGCGCCTATTACGAGCACGAGGTGTCCGTTTCCCTCTCCCGAACCGGTCGATTCCGTTTTCCGCTCTACGGCCGACCCGGGGACTTGGAAGAAATTCTGGGACCCCATGGGGAACGCCAGGGGATTCGGCGGGCCGGATCGGGCGGGCGGCCCTATTTCACCCGAAAGGAAATTGATTCCGGGGGGGCTCTATCGGGCCGAGGCCTCGAGATCGCCTGGGCAGACGATCCCGTTTCTGTTTTTTTCCTTCAAGTTCAGGGGTCCGGGTGGTTGCGCCTGGCCAACGGGGAACGGCTTCGGGTCCGCTATGCGGGCCACAACGGGCATCCCTACCGTTCGGTGGGGGGCTACATGATTGAAAGCGGAATCCTGCCGCGGGAGAAGTTCAGCCGGAAGGCCATGGTGGACTATCTTTCCCATCATCCGGAGGAGCGGCAGGAAATCCTCAATCGGAACCCCCGCTATGTTTTTTTCAAGATCGACCGCGGTCCTTCCCGGGAACAGGTTTTTGGCTCTTTGAATTTAGCGCTCACGCCGGGGCGCTCGGTGGCCATGGATCCGTCGATTTTTCCGCCCGGCGCTCTGGCTTGGATGGAGACGGATGAGGATCCCAAGGTCGGGCGGTTCGTTTTGAATCAAGACGAAGGCGGCGCCATTAAAGGCCCCGCGAGGGTGGATTTCTTCGTGGGCGGCGGGCCCGAGGCCGAATCGTATGCCGTTCGGTTTTGGGAAAAAGGCCGGCTTTACTTTTTGGTCCGAAAGCGGGGGGAAACTTCCCGCGGGGGACGCCGAGGGAAATAG
- a CDS encoding transposase → MEKRTRRTFDANFKHNALRMVFDEGVPLEEVARKLDIHRQVLHRWKQDYKQDPKNAFPGRGQRKNLEEENRKLRQALKNAEEEREILKKTLTILSRPKSIDSGL, encoded by the coding sequence ATGGAGAAGCGAACACGGCGAACGTTTGACGCCAATTTCAAACACAATGCGTTGCGAATGGTCTTCGATGAAGGGGTCCCCCTCGAGGAAGTAGCGCGAAAGCTGGATATTCACCGGCAGGTGCTGCACCGCTGGAAACAGGACTACAAACAAGACCCCAAGAACGCCTTTCCCGGTCGCGGACAACGAAAGAACCTGGAAGAAGAAAACCGGAAGCTCCGGCAGGCGTTGAAAAATGCCGAAGAAGAGCGCGAGATTCTAAAAAAAACTTTAACCATCTTGTCGCGCCCAAAGTCGATCGATTCAGGCTTATAA
- the zapB gene encoding cell division protein ZapB: MPSPLLNKLADKVRLAAAEIHHLRKERERLTAELALMEEESRRARKLLRAHDDLLAERKKTRERLEKILAKLDGLKVA; this comes from the coding sequence ATGCCGTCCCCCCTTTTAAACAAGCTGGCCGATAAAGTCCGTCTGGCCGCCGCCGAGATCCATCATCTCAGGAAAGAACGCGAGCGGCTCACGGCGGAGCTGGCCTTGATGGAGGAGGAAAGCCGCCGCGCCCGCAAGCTCCTGCGGGCGCACGACGATCTGCTGGCCGAGCGAAAAAAAACCCGGGAGCGACTGGAAAAAATCCTCGCCAAATTGGACGGACTGAAGGTCGCGTGA
- the nagZ gene encoding beta-N-acetylhexosaminidase yields MSDELDRLIGETLVFGIPGPRPTVEDLRLFRETHAGGLILYRINFRSPEQICGLIRGLEESLGRRLRVTVDHEGGRVVMFESGVTVFPDNLAFGVADRTDWARAQGTIEGRELRRLGVDVNFSPTVDVLTEAFSPNIGIRSYGRDPAQVARLASARIRALQRQGVSACAKHFPGLGPATKDPHLDLPVIDVGWAELRRRHLVPFRAAIDAGVDLVMSSHPLYPKLDPRPRTPATFSRRLMTDLLRKEMGFRGVVASDDLEMGALGGLAGVGRAAVLAARAGHDLILCCHQRILQREVARALRDAYRSGELKETDLVNSVQRIRRLRGSSQPRFTPGALRADPSGESLARRVADAAVRVRPGRAALPFLNAGKVQVIFPRLSDLARRIMIEPALRRERSFLLSRIGPVGRMDLFPLDPSPALLRRAVRGGRSHDATVFFCFDAHLHPGLRRLLAALEKENRPLVLVLMRDPYDGEYASARTTLVSASGFRQSQIEACLKKVFPS; encoded by the coding sequence ATGTCCGATGAATTGGACCGGCTGATCGGTGAAACCCTGGTGTTCGGGATTCCGGGCCCCCGCCCTACGGTGGAAGATCTACGACTTTTTCGGGAAACCCACGCGGGGGGGTTGATTCTCTACCGAATCAATTTTCGCTCGCCCGAACAGATTTGCGGTTTGATCCGCGGCCTGGAGGAATCGCTCGGACGGCGCCTCCGGGTGACGGTGGACCACGAGGGAGGCCGGGTGGTCATGTTCGAATCCGGCGTGACGGTGTTTCCGGACAATTTGGCCTTCGGCGTCGCGGACCGCACGGACTGGGCCCGCGCCCAGGGAACCATCGAGGGGCGGGAACTCCGCCGACTGGGAGTGGACGTGAACTTCTCCCCCACCGTGGACGTCCTGACCGAGGCGTTCAGCCCCAACATCGGCATCCGGTCCTACGGCCGGGACCCGGCCCAAGTGGCGCGACTGGCCTCGGCGCGGATCCGAGCCCTCCAGCGCCAGGGGGTGAGCGCCTGCGCCAAACATTTCCCGGGCCTCGGGCCCGCCACCAAGGATCCCCATCTCGACCTCCCGGTCATTGACGTCGGTTGGGCGGAACTTCGACGTCGGCACCTGGTGCCTTTCCGCGCCGCCATCGACGCCGGCGTGGACCTCGTCATGTCGTCCCACCCGCTCTATCCCAAACTCGACCCCCGCCCGCGCACGCCGGCCACCTTCTCGCGCCGCCTGATGACCGACCTGCTTCGCAAAGAAATGGGCTTCCGCGGCGTGGTCGCCTCGGACGATTTGGAAATGGGCGCCCTGGGCGGACTGGCCGGGGTGGGACGCGCGGCGGTCTTGGCCGCCCGGGCGGGGCACGACCTGATCCTATGCTGTCACCAGAGAATCCTTCAAAGGGAAGTCGCCCGGGCGCTTCGCGACGCCTATCGCTCGGGGGAACTGAAAGAAACGGACCTGGTAAACTCGGTCCAACGGATCCGGCGCCTCCGAGGATCGTCCCAACCGCGCTTCACGCCCGGAGCGCTCCGGGCCGATCCCTCGGGAGAGAGTCTCGCGCGCCGGGTAGCCGATGCCGCCGTCCGCGTTCGACCAGGACGAGCGGCCCTCCCCTTCCTGAACGCGGGAAAGGTTCAGGTGATTTTTCCGCGCCTTTCGGATCTGGCTCGCCGGATTATGATCGAGCCGGCCTTGCGCCGGGAACGGTCCTTTCTCCTTTCGCGAATCGGTCCCGTCGGGCGAATGGATCTCTTTCCCCTGGATCCCTCTCCCGCTCTTCTCCGTCGGGCGGTTCGCGGGGGCCGCTCGCACGACGCCACCGTCTTCTTTTGTTTCGACGCTCATCTCCACCCAGGCCTTCGACGCCTCTTGGCGGCGCTTGAAAAAGAAAACCGGCCCCTGGTCCTCGTTCTCATGCGGGATCCTTATGACGGGGAATATGCCTCCGCCCGCACCACCCTCGTGAGCGCCTCGGGGTTCCGGCAAAGTCAAATCGAAGCCTGCCTAAAAAAAGTTTTCCCTTCATGA
- a CDS encoding VTT domain-containing protein — translation MLASFIHLIEALKGNPLSLPVFVILYAAACLIVPVSLFPVAGGVLFGFRGGMAVNLAAVLLGATGPFFIARRLGQHALTRFFSRWRNRDVAARLRNPGPGMFIVIRLLGFPPFVVTNYLAGLSHMRYRRFLWTSAVGLLPWTFVMTFFADTFWTILLEAGMTGFRRAMMNHAQPLLWGGGVMAALLVAGYGMNGWRGKKRVKLSGGS, via the coding sequence ATGCTGGCTAGTTTCATCCATCTGATCGAAGCGTTGAAGGGGAACCCGCTGTCCTTGCCCGTGTTCGTGATCCTGTATGCCGCGGCTTGCCTCATCGTTCCGGTGAGTTTGTTCCCTGTGGCTGGGGGGGTCCTCTTTGGGTTTCGAGGAGGGATGGCCGTGAATTTGGCGGCGGTTTTACTGGGAGCCACGGGGCCCTTTTTCATCGCCCGGCGGTTGGGCCAACACGCGCTGACCCGATTTTTTAGCCGCTGGCGGAACCGCGACGTGGCCGCGCGGTTGCGGAATCCCGGGCCCGGAATGTTCATCGTCATCCGACTTCTGGGGTTTCCTCCATTCGTGGTGACCAACTATTTGGCGGGCCTCTCGCACATGCGCTACAGGCGGTTCCTGTGGACCAGCGCCGTCGGTCTTTTGCCGTGGACCTTCGTGATGACTTTTTTCGCGGACACTTTTTGGACGATCCTTCTGGAAGCGGGGATGACGGGGTTTCGCCGGGCCATGATGAACCACGCTCAGCCTCTCCTGTGGGGCGGCGGCGTGATGGCCGCTCTCCTGGTGGCGGGCTACGGGATGAACGGCTGGAGGGGGAAGAAGAGAGTCAAGTTGTCTGGCGGAAGCTGA
- the crcB gene encoding fluoride efflux transporter CrcB — translation MFKQWVLVAAGSALGGVARVALSAGIYRRWGTSFPWGTLAVNGAGCFFIGLLFTWAEERLRLGTAGRLFLMAGFCGGFTTFSTYALETVQLFKSGATFPALVYVVGSSALGLAAFIAGSFMGRLAIL, via the coding sequence ATGTTTAAACAATGGGTGCTGGTGGCCGCCGGAAGCGCTTTGGGCGGCGTGGCCCGCGTGGCGTTGTCAGCGGGAATTTATCGGCGGTGGGGAACCTCTTTCCCCTGGGGGACCCTGGCCGTCAACGGGGCGGGTTGTTTTTTCATCGGACTTCTTTTTACCTGGGCCGAGGAGCGTTTGCGTTTGGGAACGGCGGGCCGTCTTTTTCTGATGGCGGGTTTTTGCGGCGGTTTCACCACGTTCTCCACCTACGCGCTTGAAACCGTCCAATTATTTAAATCCGGCGCGACGTTCCCCGCTCTCGTCTATGTGGTCGGAAGTTCCGCCCTCGGTTTGGCCGCCTTCATCGCCGGGTCTTTCATGGGGCGTTTGGCTATTTTGTAA
- a CDS encoding N-acetylmuramic acid 6-phosphate etherase, protein MKLAAYRRLPTEKPHPGSMELDRLSPGRLFDLMSGEDLAAARAAARAKRDVLRAVDRIAGRLARGGRLFLAGAGTSGRLCVLEAAECPPTFDTPPHLIQALMAGGRSSVFRSKEGAEDQAEEIRRRLDPVLRSSDAVVAVAASGVTAFAGAALALARRRGAASILVTCNPKAAARADVRIVLRTGPEILTGSTRLKAGTATKMILNMLTTMTLVRLGKVYGQWMVDLQPRSKKLAARGTHLISLLGRVAPEEARRLLARSGGRVKTAIVMARRRMSRREARRALSRADGSLRAVLET, encoded by the coding sequence ATGAAACTCGCGGCCTACCGCCGACTGCCAACGGAGAAACCCCATCCCGGATCGATGGAGCTGGACCGGCTTTCGCCGGGCCGACTCTTCGACCTCATGAGCGGGGAGGACCTGGCCGCGGCCCGGGCCGCCGCTCGCGCTAAACGGGACGTTCTCCGGGCCGTGGACCGGATCGCCGGCCGCTTGGCCCGGGGAGGGCGGCTGTTTCTGGCGGGGGCCGGAACCAGCGGCCGCCTGTGCGTTTTGGAAGCCGCTGAATGCCCGCCGACCTTCGACACGCCTCCCCACCTCATCCAGGCCCTCATGGCCGGAGGCCGTTCCAGCGTTTTCCGGTCCAAAGAAGGCGCCGAGGACCAGGCCGAAGAAATCCGCCGCCGTTTGGATCCCGTCCTGCGTTCTTCCGACGCCGTGGTGGCCGTGGCCGCCAGCGGCGTCACCGCTTTCGCCGGGGCGGCCCTGGCGCTGGCCCGCCGCCGGGGAGCGGCCTCCATTCTTGTCACGTGTAACCCCAAGGCGGCCGCCCGGGCCGACGTCCGCATCGTTCTTCGCACGGGTCCCGAGATCCTTACCGGGTCCACGCGGCTCAAGGCCGGGACGGCGACCAAGATGATACTAAACATGCTCACCACCATGACCCTGGTTCGACTGGGAAAAGTGTACGGCCAATGGATGGTGGACCTCCAGCCGCGGTCCAAGAAACTCGCGGCCCGGGGAACCCATTTGATCTCCCTCCTGGGCCGGGTCGCGCCCGAGGAGGCGAGGCGGCTCTTAGCGCGGTCCGGCGGCCGAGTGAAAACCGCCATCGTGATGGCCCGGCGGCGAATGTCGAGGCGGGAAGCCCGGCGCGCCCTCTCACGCGCCGACGGATCCCTGCGCGCGGTGTTGGAGACATGA
- a CDS encoding DUF1343 domain-containing protein — protein MSRPGALLGLMLFAGAMLQAQVKTGLDVLVEEHFAPLWGKRVGVIANQSAVDREGRNVVNLLKEAPGVTLAAVFTPEHGLTGKVEHGRPVADGVLPGTDVPVYSLYGATQRPTPRV, from the coding sequence ATGAGCCGCCCAGGGGCCCTTTTGGGGTTGATGCTCTTCGCGGGGGCAATGCTTCAGGCTCAGGTGAAGACCGGGTTGGACGTTTTAGTCGAGGAACATTTTGCGCCCCTCTGGGGAAAACGGGTGGGCGTCATCGCCAACCAATCCGCCGTGGACCGCGAGGGGCGGAATGTGGTGAACCTCCTAAAAGAGGCTCCCGGCGTCACCCTGGCCGCCGTGTTCACGCCGGAGCATGGCCTAACCGGAAAAGTCGAGCATGGGCGCCCGGTCGCCGATGGCGTTCTCCCCGGCACCGACGTTCCCGTTTATAGTCTCTACGGCGCGACCCAGCGGCCCACCCCGAGAGTCTGA
- a CDS encoding cell division protein ZapA has product MFGKLYELDPGHLTPLEASQLASYVDQKMKEIAEKFGLVDTQKIAVLAALNIAFELGARNKAAGGELPPQDEAKIKGLLESLEKALA; this is encoded by the coding sequence ATTTTTGGCAAGCTTTACGAGCTTGACCCCGGCCATCTCACGCCGCTGGAGGCGAGCCAATTGGCCAGTTACGTGGACCAGAAAATGAAAGAAATCGCGGAGAAGTTCGGCCTGGTGGATACCCAGAAAATCGCCGTTTTGGCGGCGCTCAACATCGCCTTTGAGCTCGGGGCCAGGAACAAGGCCGCCGGGGGGGAACTACCGCCTCAAGACGAGGCGAAGATCAAAGGCCTTTTGGAATCTCTTGAGAAAGCCCTCGCGTGA
- a CDS encoding 5-formyltetrahydrofolate cyclo-ligase, translating to MKKLQPEEAVRHKHFLRGYYRELVREISFPKRRAAALALARRVGGLVEFRQARSVGVFLPLSFEIETAPLIALARREGKTVAVPVVFPEERRLRFAVLPDGRPRWVKNVYGIREPFRRDWVDRLDLLLVPGAAFTLRGDRLGSGAGYYDRYLARRPRPKTIGVCFDEQVAVRLPVEKHDHRMEWIVTPTRTRHV from the coding sequence ATGAAAAAGCTCCAGCCGGAAGAGGCGGTCCGTCATAAACATTTTCTTCGGGGGTACTACCGCGAATTGGTCCGAGAAATTTCCTTCCCCAAACGTCGGGCGGCCGCCCTGGCGCTGGCTCGCCGGGTCGGCGGCCTGGTCGAATTCCGTCAGGCTCGGTCCGTCGGTGTTTTCCTGCCATTGTCCTTCGAGATCGAAACCGCTCCGCTGATCGCCCTCGCCCGACGTGAGGGAAAAACGGTGGCCGTTCCGGTGGTCTTCCCCGAGGAAAGGCGGCTTCGTTTCGCCGTCCTTCCGGACGGCCGCCCCCGATGGGTCAAAAACGTTTACGGCATACGGGAGCCTTTCCGACGGGACTGGGTGGACCGCTTGGATCTCCTCCTGGTCCCGGGCGCGGCGTTCACGCTTCGGGGAGACCGGTTGGGCTCCGGGGCCGGTTACTACGATCGGTATCTCGCCCGACGCCCGCGTCCGAAAACCATCGGGGTCTGTTTCGACGAACAGGTGGCGGTTCGCCTCCCCGTTGAAAAACACGATCATCGGATGGAGTGGATCGTCACCCCGACCCGGACCCGCCATGTTTAA